A stretch of the Vibrio aquimaris genome encodes the following:
- a CDS encoding 1-pyrroline-5-carboxylate dehydrogenase — protein MVHQVTRFSDAYAAWENWNLTSFEIRSEYVLGFKQALQGVEPALAAVIDYHYQHSAQLLSKTHEMPGPTGETNELYTAGRGVALIIQDHVSQSAQQAAIAQLTCALLAGNSVIVCSDDIDLIKALETTAKSASLPINLLQFASLDAYHQLLESDVRSVGYIGNQEVERNINRQLAKRTGAIVGLVSETDVELIPVAHDPHLSLRFITERTRTINITAVGGNATLLELGSETH, from the coding sequence ATGGTTCATCAAGTTACTCGTTTTTCCGATGCTTATGCAGCATGGGAAAATTGGAATCTCACCAGCTTTGAGATAAGAAGTGAGTATGTACTTGGGTTTAAGCAAGCATTGCAGGGTGTTGAGCCTGCTTTGGCTGCCGTTATTGACTACCATTACCAACATTCAGCGCAGCTGTTGTCCAAAACCCATGAAATGCCTGGTCCAACGGGTGAGACGAATGAGTTGTATACCGCTGGCCGAGGTGTTGCTCTGATCATTCAGGATCACGTATCTCAATCAGCGCAGCAGGCAGCGATCGCTCAACTTACTTGTGCGCTTCTTGCTGGTAATAGTGTTATTGTGTGCAGTGATGATATTGATTTGATCAAAGCCCTAGAAACGACAGCAAAAAGTGCGTCTTTACCAATAAATCTATTACAATTCGCCTCTCTTGACGCTTACCATCAGTTACTTGAATCTGATGTGAGAAGCGTTGGGTATATAGGCAATCAAGAGGTTGAGCGAAATATCAACCGCCAATTAGCGAAACGCACAGGTGCTATTGTAGGCCTAGTTTCAGAAACGGATGTTGAGTTGATTCCAGTCGCTCACGATCCACATTTATCGCTGCGCTTTATCACAGAGCGTACGAGAACAATAAATATAACTGCTGTGGGTGGCAACGCAACCTTGTTGGAACTTGGGAGCGAAACCCACTAA